CCCCTACACATAATGCAATGGCCACTATAACAGCAATTATTGGCGACCTTTTTAGAAACTTCATAGGAAATCCCCCTTCAGTATTGATATAATAAAATAAATTATCGTTTTCTATTTAATTAAATAAAATAATTTATGTCAAGACAAATATAGCCAAAATATTTATTAATTGGACAAATTCAATAATGAAATAAAGTTTCTTTCTATAAAAATATATTTACCAAAGTATTATTGCATATTTTTTTTAATGAAGTTTTTTGCCAGTCAGAACTTTTATCTGTTAGTATCTAAAAGTATCATTTGGCAACATTAAGTAAAAAATATTTTTTAATCAATACACTAATACATTAAAAATTATTAATAATAATACGATATATAAAAATGACTCCCCAGTATTGCTTTTTTGTATTTTAATTTTTGCAGCACATTATAAATTATTTATATATAGGCATTTATCCTAAATAAAATCCTACTGGACTGAATTTTTTGTTGATTTTTTATTATATGTATTTATGATGATGTTGTTTATTTCAAATTAATGCAAATTTATTTAATGTTATCATAATGAATAATGATATTGACTTCACTGAAAGTACATATCCTGTAAAATATCTTTTACAGATAGCAAATCTTCATAATACCACACATTCGGTATCTGAATATGTTGCAAAATTAAAAAATATAATTTTTCGTTTGCAGATTCCTGTATTTAATATATCCTGTCTGTCAAATATTGACGGCACTGATCATTTATTAATTTTCCCTGAATTTGCTGTTTTAAAAAAATTTATTCCACAGTTAACAAATGATTGTCTTAATTTTGAATACACTACCATAAATATTAAAAAGCTCATTGCAAATAGGAGTATTTTTAAAAAAAGTATTTTATTCTCCATTTTAAGGGGGTACATTACTATTTCAGATACCATTACTTTTCCTGTAACATCAAATGTGAACAAAACTGTCTACACCTGTGAACAAATTGTAAGTGATTTTTCGCAGGCAAATAAAGACTTATCGCAAATTCTTACTAGTGATATTCAAAAGCAAATCCTTGAATCGCCCTATTTTGGCGGAGTAGTATCATTCCCACTTATCGCAGAAAAAGAAACTATTGGTTCATTTGACATTATTTATCCAAAAGATCATTTAGTTTTAGATGAAAATGAATTTGTGACTCTTGAACTTCTGGCACGCTTGATAGCCAATGGATTGCGCCAGTATCGTTACCAGAATAAAATCATTATTTCTGAAACAAAATATTCATCATTAATCAACGCCATACCCATGGCTCTTTTTGTCATCAACAGAGACTATTCAATTATTGAAACTAATGATGCCTTCAAAGAATGGTTTGCTGTTGAACATCCACTTAATAAAAAGTGTTATGAAATTATAGCATTACAAGATACACCATGCAAGGATTGTGCGGCATCTCGTGTTATGAATCAGGGAACTCCATTAATGCGCGAACAAAAGGTTCCCTATTTTAATGATACGCGTTTTTTTAAATATATCGCATCTCCAATAATAGCTCCATCAGGAACTGTTTCTTCAGTTGTAAATATTCTTGAAGATATTACAACCAGAGTCATCGCAGAAAAGAAGATTGAAAGGTTCAGCTTGACATTAGCCGAAGAAGTTGATAAACAAACAAAAGAATTGAAAGAAAAACAGAAGAAACTTGAATTAGTAACAAATACCTTATACCTTCTAAAACAGGCAAACACAATCAAAGAAAGCATTCATTACATAACAGAATCATTACATACACTGGGAGCAAAATTAAGCATTGTAACATTGTTAAGCAGTGATGTCAATACACTTCAGATAGTTGAAGTATATCCTGATAATCTTCTGCGTACTTTGCAAAATGTTGCTAAGGAAAACATTTTAAATAAGAAGCTCAACTTTGATGAATTTGCTACCATACCTTTTTTTTCAGTTATTAAAAATGGACATGATATCATAATAGAAAGTAAAGATGAGCTGCTGGTACTAATTGAAAATACATTCCCCGGAATTGATGACAATAAAAAAAACTTACTCTTTTCATTATTACAGGATGAAATTATTGCCATCTATCCTATAGGTTCCAAACACCGCATTGAGGGCAGTATAGCGATAGCTCTTGATAAAGAATCAAACAAAGAAAACAAGGATTTTATTGGCATATTACTTAATGCTGCAGCAGTAGAAATCAGCCGCAAGCGTAATCAGGAAGAGCTTGTAAAATCAGAACTTAAGTACCGCAACCTTGTTGAGAACACTCAGGATATTATTTTCTTGTGTACTGCTGAAGGGGAAATTGTATACGGGAATTCTGTTTTTTATAAACTCTTAAATTACCCTGAAAAAAGGAAACCTTCCTTTTTTGATTTTGTTGACCAAAGCGAAAAACATTTACTCCATACTATTATGGATTATTCATTAAAGAGTGGAACAAATCCACAACCTTTTGAAATACAGCTATATAACCGTAATGGCAACTATGCATGGTACGAAGTTGCCATGAGTTTAGTTCCCCTTGACCATACAATTGGTATACAAATAGTTGCTCGCGACATTGAACGTAAGAAACGCATGGAAGCTCATATTCAGAACCTTACAGAATTTCAGGAAAAGATTTTACAGAACGAGATGATAGGAATAATCACAACCGACCTCAATGGAATCATAACAAGCTGGAATAAAGGAGCTTCTACTATATTAGGCTATCAGCCTTTTGAAATTTTAAACACTCCTCTAGCACAACTAATAATTTCTGGAAATAATCAGCATACAAACCCGGTAAACCGTTTTTTACAATCAACAATTAATCAGCCTTATGCAGAAATCAAAATGCAAAAAAAATCCGGTGATATATTAACATCGCTTTGCATGTCATCACTTCTGCATGATGATCATGATATCCCATTTGCTCACCTTTATTTCTTTATTGATATTAGCGAGAAAAAACGACTTGAAGCAGAATCACTTGAACTAAATCAACGACTCCATCATGCACAGATGGTAACTATTGTGTCACTTGCAAAATTAGCTGAATACAGGAACAAAGAAACTGGCATGCATCTTGAACGAATCATGCGATACGTTGAAATTTTGGCTTATGAGCTATCGCACCATGCTGAATATAAAGATTATATAACCCAGGAATATATCAGGGATATTGTAAATTCCTGTTTGCTCCACGACATAGGCAAAGTTGGAGTGCCCGACCATATCTTGCTTAAACCAGGGAAGTTAACTGATTATGAGTTTGAAATAATGAAACAACATACTATAATAGGAGCTGAAACAATTGCAGAAGCTGAGCGAAAGGTTACAGGACGATCATACCTTAATCTTGGGAAAGAAATTGCCTTTTACCACCACGAGCGATGGGATGGCTCAGGATATCCAAAAGGATTAAAAGGACATGAAATTCCTTTATCTGCAAGGATTGTTGCTGTTGCTGATGTATATGATGCACTTGTATCCGAACGCCCCTATAAACGAGCATACCCTCACGAAAAAGCAGTAAAAATTATATCCGAAAAAGCTGGTATTTATTTTGACCCGGTCGTTGTTACAGCGTTTTTAAAACATCACAATAAATTCCTTGAAATAAAAGTTACCTTATCATAGTATAATTATACTTTTTTTAATTCACCTCTTATGCTACTGGTTATCTCTATTGTACCATACATCCCACTCTGTGCAGCACCAGGATTAAACATATACGGTGTTACATTATCATTCATTGCTCTATGCGTATGGCCAAAACATGCAATATCACACCCTAACCGTGTAGCCTCAGACCACACTCCAGTGATATCGTGATGAGCACCAAACAAATCTCCATGTGTAATAAAAAATTTATAACCTTTTATATTCTCTACAATTGTTGTACTGCCATTTATACCACGGGCTCTGTCAATGTTGCCACACACAGTTATTACCTGTACATTCTTTGGTAGTACAACATGAATTAAATCATTTATCCCATCACCACAATGAATCAGCCAATCAAACGTTTTTTCTGCTTCAATGATTTGCTTCAATTTTTGAATGTTTCCATGCGAATCCGATATAACAAGGATCTTCATTATCCATCACTCCATAAAAAAGTTGTTCTATTATGTAACCTACCTTGCAACCAGGCGATAGTTTTTTCACCATTTCGTCGCTAAAAAACCATAACCATGTGAATTGTTCTAAAAAAGACTTGCGTTATTTTTAAACAAAAAGTTCATAGTCATTTAATACAATGATTTTTTATACAAAAACTACACTTTTTTCTCTAACACACGCTATATTATAGTATACATTTATCAAACAGTTTGTTCAAAGTCATCTGAAAGGCAACAATTATATGAAACAGTCTTTAATACGAAATTTTTCTATTATTGCCCACATTGACCATGGCAAGTCAACTCTGGCAGACCGTATCATTGAGCGATGTAATGCCGTTGATCCACGTAACCATGTTGACCAGCTTCTTGACGATATGGATATTGAACGTGAGCGTGGTATTACCATAAAAGCAAATGTTATTACCCTTAACTATCACTCAAAAGATGGTAATATTTATACATTCAATCTTATTGATACACCAGGGCATGTAGATTTTACATACGAAGTTTCACGTGCATTAGCAGCATGTGAGGGAGTTTTGCTTCTTGTTGATGCAACACAGGGCGTTGAAGCACAAACTATAGCCAATATGTATCTTGCACTGGAAAACGATCTTACTATATTACCTGTAATAAACAAAATTGACATGCCCAATGCAGATATCCCCCGTACCAAAGAAAGCATAAAAAAGAGCTTAGGGCTTGATCCTGAAGCTGCTATTTGCGTATCAGCACGAGAAGGAATTGGCATTGATGAATTGTTAGAGAAAATTGTAGAAATTATTCCTGCTCCCAAAGGCAATCCTGATGCTCCCCTTAAAGCATTAATATTTGACTCTTATTTTGACCAGTATGTAGGTGTTGTGACAAAAGTTAGGATATTTGATGGAACAGTAAAAGAAGATGACATGATAATGCTTTTTTCAAACCAAAAGCAATATGAGGTAACCGAAGTTGGCCATTTTAGGTTAAAAAGAGAAAAGCGCCCGCAACTAACCGCAGGAGAAGTTGGGTATATTACAGCAGGGATAAAGCAACTCACAGATACCCGAACTGGCGACACAATAACATCTGCACAAAACCCGGTAGCGCAACCAATCGTAGGATTTAAAGAAGCAAAACCAATGGTATTTTCAGGCCTTTATCCATCAATAAGTGATGATTACGATGATCTGAAAGATGCCCTCTATAAATTAAAATTAAATGATGCAGCACTGTTCTTTGAACCTGACAACTCCTATGCACTGGGTTTTGGATTTAGATGTGGTTATTTGGGTTTGTTGCATATGGAAATTGTACAGGAACGCCTAGAGCGTGAATTTGGCCTTTCGCTTATTACCACTGCTCCAACAGTTGAATATAAAGTAGTATTAACCGACGGTACTACCCTGATGATTGACAATCCGGTAAAAATGCCCGATCCTTCCCAGATTGAGCGCATTGAAGAGCCATATGTTGATGCAACAATCATTACACCATCCGAGTATATTGGCAACATAATGTCACTGGTCAGCGAATGCCGTGGAATACATAAACGAATGGAATACATTGACCAAACTCGTGTACAGTTAACGTATGAAATACCGCTTGCTGAAATAATGTTCAACTTTTATGACAAACTCAAATCATGCACACGTGGCTATGCATCATTTGACTATGAATTTACTGATTACAGAGCTTCTGATATTGTCAAAGTGGATATTCTTGTCAATGAAGAACCAGTTGATGCGCTTTCATTTATGGTTCACAAGGATAAGGCTTATAAGCGGGGGCGAGAAATTATAGAAAAGCTGAAGGACATTATCCCACGACAGCAATTCAGAATACCATTACAGGCGGCGATAGGCTCACGCATCATTGCCCGTGAGAATATTTCACCACTGCGTAAAAATGTCACTGCAAAATGCTACGGTGGAGACATCACCCGTAAACGCAAACTCCTTGAAAAACAGAAAGAAGGCAAGAAGCGCTTGAAACAGATTGGCTCAGTTGAAATTCCACAAGAAGCATTCCTTACTATTTTAAAAATAGATTAATTATTATTAAAAACCCACAGCATAACGCTGTGGGGGTTTTGTTTTTATGCCCAGGTAATGAGCCGTGATTCATATTTTCGTGGCATATCTGTATGCAACGGAATAATCCTTACTGTGAAACCAAACTGCCCTGATTTAAGGCATAGCATCCTGCCTTCATAGGTGTATTTACCGCCACCCAATTCGCCAACCATGAGCATGGGCAAAGCTGCTCCTTCTTCAATCTCGCCCTTCTGATTAAGGTTGCCAAAATACAGCTCCACCTGAACATCAGCAGGTTTCAGTTCACCAAGATTAATAATAGCTTTTGCTTTCAGTTGCGAACCAACAATTATCTCTTTTTTGCTTTCATGAGTAATAGATTCAACATACACCTGTGACCATTTTTGGC
The sequence above is drawn from the Spirochaetota bacterium genome and encodes:
- a CDS encoding PAS domain S-box protein yields the protein MNNDIDFTESTYPVKYLLQIANLHNTTHSVSEYVAKLKNIIFRLQIPVFNISCLSNIDGTDHLLIFPEFAVLKKFIPQLTNDCLNFEYTTINIKKLIANRSIFKKSILFSILRGYITISDTITFPVTSNVNKTVYTCEQIVSDFSQANKDLSQILTSDIQKQILESPYFGGVVSFPLIAEKETIGSFDIIYPKDHLVLDENEFVTLELLARLIANGLRQYRYQNKIIISETKYSSLINAIPMALFVINRDYSIIETNDAFKEWFAVEHPLNKKCYEIIALQDTPCKDCAASRVMNQGTPLMREQKVPYFNDTRFFKYIASPIIAPSGTVSSVVNILEDITTRVIAEKKIERFSLTLAEEVDKQTKELKEKQKKLELVTNTLYLLKQANTIKESIHYITESLHTLGAKLSIVTLLSSDVNTLQIVEVYPDNLLRTLQNVAKENILNKKLNFDEFATIPFFSVIKNGHDIIIESKDELLVLIENTFPGIDDNKKNLLFSLLQDEIIAIYPIGSKHRIEGSIAIALDKESNKENKDFIGILLNAAAVEISRKRNQEELVKSELKYRNLVENTQDIIFLCTAEGEIVYGNSVFYKLLNYPEKRKPSFFDFVDQSEKHLLHTIMDYSLKSGTNPQPFEIQLYNRNGNYAWYEVAMSLVPLDHTIGIQIVARDIERKKRMEAHIQNLTEFQEKILQNEMIGIITTDLNGIITSWNKGASTILGYQPFEILNTPLAQLIISGNNQHTNPVNRFLQSTINQPYAEIKMQKKSGDILTSLCMSSLLHDDHDIPFAHLYFFIDISEKKRLEAESLELNQRLHHAQMVTIVSLAKLAEYRNKETGMHLERIMRYVEILAYELSHHAEYKDYITQEYIRDIVNSCLLHDIGKVGVPDHILLKPGKLTDYEFEIMKQHTIIGAETIAEAERKVTGRSYLNLGKEIAFYHHERWDGSGYPKGLKGHEIPLSARIVAVADVYDALVSERPYKRAYPHEKAVKIISEKAGIYFDPVVVTAFLKHHNKFLEIKVTLS
- a CDS encoding YfcE family phosphodiesterase, which translates into the protein MKILVISDSHGNIQKLKQIIEAEKTFDWLIHCGDGINDLIHVVLPKNVQVITVCGNIDRARGINGSTTIVENIKGYKFFITHGDLFGAHHDITGVWSEATRLGCDIACFGHTHRAMNDNVTPYMFNPGAAQSGMYGTIEITSSIRGELKKV
- the lepA gene encoding translation elongation factor 4; this encodes MKQSLIRNFSIIAHIDHGKSTLADRIIERCNAVDPRNHVDQLLDDMDIERERGITIKANVITLNYHSKDGNIYTFNLIDTPGHVDFTYEVSRALAACEGVLLLVDATQGVEAQTIANMYLALENDLTILPVINKIDMPNADIPRTKESIKKSLGLDPEAAICVSAREGIGIDELLEKIVEIIPAPKGNPDAPLKALIFDSYFDQYVGVVTKVRIFDGTVKEDDMIMLFSNQKQYEVTEVGHFRLKREKRPQLTAGEVGYITAGIKQLTDTRTGDTITSAQNPVAQPIVGFKEAKPMVFSGLYPSISDDYDDLKDALYKLKLNDAALFFEPDNSYALGFGFRCGYLGLLHMEIVQERLEREFGLSLITTAPTVEYKVVLTDGTTLMIDNPVKMPDPSQIERIEEPYVDATIITPSEYIGNIMSLVSECRGIHKRMEYIDQTRVQLTYEIPLAEIMFNFYDKLKSCTRGYASFDYEFTDYRASDIVKVDILVNEEPVDALSFMVHKDKAYKRGREIIEKLKDIIPRQQFRIPLQAAIGSRIIARENISPLRKNVTAKCYGGDITRKRKLLEKQKEGKKRLKQIGSVEIPQEAFLTILKID